The proteins below come from a single Rhizobium tropici CIAT 899 genomic window:
- the glyS gene encoding glycine--tRNA ligase subunit beta, whose protein sequence is MPDLLLELRSEEIPARMQRKAAGDLKKLVTDALVEAGLSYEGAREYWTPRRLTLDIRGLTARSADVREERKGPRTDANEKAIEGFLRGAGLSSISEAQVQSDPKKGDFYVAIISKPGRAAEEIVAAVMPDIIRNFPWPKSMRWGKASAKPGSLRWVRPLQSIVCTFGTEHEETTVIPFEIDGIVASNVTYGHRFHAPGPITVKRFEDYASSLEKAYVVLDAERRKDIILHDARDVAFANGLELVEDEGLLEEVSGLVEWPQVLMGSFEEDYLSIPSEIIRLTIKTNQKCFVTRPQGGHLPLEGGGRSEAAGGGDLTSQQNHPTPALRADPPPQGEGALSNRFILISNIQAMDGGKEIIHGNGKVVRARLSDALHFWKRDQGDLPDLETLEASAAKFGLDLKKPLDQRMAKLDALNVTFHAKLGSQGERVTRIRALAAELAKITGADAALVDRAVVLAKADLRTEAVGEFPELQGVMGRKYASLQGENASVATAIEDHYKPQGPSDRVPEDKVAITVALADKLDTLVGFWAIGEKPTGSKDPYALRRAALGVVRILLERGVRLPLLATTKDADLLAFFHDRLKVYLRDLGARHDLIDAVLTPEADDLLMVARRVEALTAFITSEDGKNLLAGTKRATQFLAAEEKKGTVFADGVSDALLKLDAEKDLFAAVKAASAEASDAIAKEDFRSAMSALSKLRAPVDRFFEDVLVNDEDAAIRANRLALLRLIREATGTVADFSKIAG, encoded by the coding sequence ATGCCCGATCTCCTTCTCGAACTCCGCTCCGAGGAAATTCCCGCCCGTATGCAGCGCAAGGCTGCCGGCGACCTGAAGAAGCTGGTGACCGATGCCCTGGTCGAAGCGGGTCTTTCCTATGAAGGTGCCAGGGAGTATTGGACGCCGCGGCGCCTGACGCTTGATATTCGCGGCCTCACGGCGCGCTCGGCTGACGTACGCGAGGAGCGCAAGGGTCCGCGCACCGATGCCAACGAGAAGGCAATCGAAGGCTTTCTGCGCGGTGCTGGCCTTTCTTCAATTTCGGAAGCCCAGGTGCAGAGTGACCCGAAGAAGGGCGATTTCTACGTCGCGATCATTTCTAAGCCCGGCCGTGCCGCGGAGGAAATCGTTGCTGCTGTCATGCCTGACATCATCAGAAATTTCCCCTGGCCGAAGTCGATGCGCTGGGGCAAGGCCTCGGCAAAGCCCGGCTCGCTGCGCTGGGTGCGCCCCCTGCAGTCGATCGTCTGCACCTTCGGCACCGAGCATGAAGAAACCACGGTCATCCCCTTCGAGATCGACGGCATCGTCGCCTCGAACGTGACCTACGGCCATCGCTTCCATGCCCCCGGCCCGATTACCGTCAAGCGTTTCGAGGATTATGCCTCGAGCCTGGAAAAGGCCTATGTCGTTCTCGATGCCGAACGCCGCAAGGACATCATCCTGCATGATGCCCGCGATGTCGCTTTCGCCAATGGCCTCGAGCTGGTCGAAGACGAAGGCCTGCTGGAGGAAGTCTCCGGCCTCGTCGAGTGGCCGCAGGTGCTGATGGGCTCCTTCGAGGAGGATTATCTCTCGATCCCCTCCGAAATTATCCGCCTGACCATCAAGACCAATCAGAAGTGTTTCGTCACCCGCCCGCAAGGCGGTCACCTCCCCCTTGAGGGGGGAGGTCGCAGCGAAGCTGCGGGTGGGGGTGATCTCACGTCTCAACAAAATCACCCCACCCCGGCACTGCGTGCCGACCCTCCCCCTCAAGGGGAGGGTGCACTCTCCAACCGCTTCATTCTCATCTCCAACATCCAGGCGATGGATGGCGGCAAGGAGATCATTCACGGCAACGGCAAGGTCGTGCGTGCCCGCCTGTCCGACGCGCTGCACTTCTGGAAGCGCGACCAGGGCGATCTGCCCGATCTCGAAACGCTGGAAGCCTCTGCTGCGAAATTCGGTCTCGATTTGAAGAAGCCGCTCGATCAACGCATGGCCAAGCTCGACGCGCTCAACGTCACCTTCCATGCCAAGCTCGGCAGCCAGGGCGAACGCGTCACCCGCATTCGCGCGCTTGCCGCCGAACTCGCAAAGATCACCGGCGCCGATGCCGCCCTGGTCGACCGCGCCGTCGTGCTCGCCAAGGCTGATCTGCGCACCGAAGCAGTCGGCGAATTCCCCGAGCTGCAGGGCGTCATGGGCCGCAAATATGCGTCGCTGCAGGGCGAGAACGCCTCGGTCGCAACGGCGATCGAAGATCACTACAAGCCGCAAGGCCCGTCAGATCGCGTCCCCGAGGATAAGGTTGCAATCACCGTTGCGCTTGCCGACAAGCTGGATACGCTCGTCGGCTTCTGGGCGATCGGCGAGAAGCCGACTGGCTCGAAGGACCCTTACGCGCTGCGCCGTGCCGCCCTCGGTGTCGTCCGTATTTTGCTGGAGCGAGGCGTGCGCCTGCCGCTGCTCGCCACCACCAAGGATGCCGATCTGCTCGCCTTCTTCCATGATCGCCTCAAGGTCTATCTGCGCGATCTCGGCGCCCGCCATGACCTGATCGATGCCGTGCTGACGCCGGAAGCTGATGATCTGCTGATGGTTGCCCGCCGTGTCGAGGCCCTGACCGCCTTCATTACCTCCGAGGATGGCAAGAACCTGCTCGCCGGCACCAAGCGCGCCACGCAGTTTCTGGCCGCTGAAGAGAAGAAGGGCACCGTCTTTGCCGATGGTGTTTCGGACGCTCTGCTGAAGCTAGACGCGGAAAAGGATCTCTTTGCTGCCGTCAAGGCCGCTTCCGCCGAGGCTTCCGATGCGATCGCCAAGGAAGATTTTCGTTCGGCCATGTCAGCCCTTTCCAAGCTGCGCGCCCCCGTCGATCGCTTCTTCGAAGACGTGCTCGTCAATGACGAAGACGCCGCCATCCGCGCCAATCGTCTGGCGCTGCTGCGGCTGATCCGCGAGGCGACCGGCACTGTCGCCGACTTCTCGAAGATCGCGGGATAA
- a CDS encoding DUF523 domain-containing protein: protein MTGKILVSACLMGHAVRYDGRSKPLVHPAIDRWREEGLLVTICPEMSAGMVVPRPPAEIAGGATGEDVLAGTARVMEITGGDVTAEFRQAAENALALATETGCRYALLIDGSPSCGSGFIYDGTFSGGRQSGRGVTAALLKQAGIEVYSDREIDRLVERLAATD from the coding sequence ATGACCGGAAAGATCCTCGTCAGCGCCTGCCTCATGGGCCATGCCGTCCGCTATGACGGCCGCTCCAAGCCGCTTGTCCATCCGGCGATCGATCGCTGGCGTGAGGAGGGGCTGTTGGTGACGATCTGTCCGGAAATGTCTGCAGGGATGGTCGTACCGAGGCCGCCCGCCGAAATCGCAGGCGGCGCCACTGGCGAGGATGTCCTTGCGGGCACCGCAAGGGTGATGGAGATCACCGGCGGTGACGTCACGGCGGAATTTCGCCAGGCGGCGGAAAATGCGCTGGCGCTCGCAACAGAAACCGGCTGTCGCTATGCCCTCCTGATCGACGGCAGCCCGTCTTGCGGCTCCGGCTTCATCTATGACGGCACGTTTTCCGGTGGTCGGCAGAGTGGCCGGGGCGTCACGGCGGCGCTGCTTAAGCAAGCCGGCATCGAGGTCTATTCCGATCGCGAGATCGACAGGTTGGTCGAACGGCTGGCGGCGACCGACTGA
- a CDS encoding methyl-accepting chemotaxis protein produces MKNLKISHQLFALLGVLMAAFAVATYFQIRSQADSIYSDRFDMLRTQVESGISILDQYYQREKSGEMTHEAAQAEAFKVLSHVSFAPAGYFFGFDYNVIQRIHPSPVNIGKDMSGQVDKNGTHFSKEMVEKAIKGGGRTIYYWNKPGHPGTDFFLKGSYSAAFAPWQIVLGCGVYMDDLDAQINATMWRALLICGIVFVIGIGAALYFIRGITKPLADVHAALKAVADEDVTMAIPHAEMRNEIGLMAKATQALQEKIRERHVLADRQAAQELEISNEREQNLRQQQDEAHEQARVVSVIGRALEDLAQGNLTIRCGDLGAGYAGLRNNFNEALSHLEAAMGRVNAKGNDIGLSKEEIRRASNELSQRTERQAASLEETSAALDELTVAVRQTAEGADEASKRVHAVSAEASRSDAVVAQAIEAMSGIEKSSAEIGKIIGVIDEIAFQTNLLALNAGVEAARAGESGKGFAVVAQEVRELAQRSAAAAKEIKDQIARSSGQVDQGVRLVGEAGEALKRISGQIKAANEIVSKIAHSASEQDTTLRSISSSMNQLDAATQQNAAMAEETTASAETLAADTEDLLALIRGFRVNEGQPAADHRRRAA; encoded by the coding sequence ATGAAGAATCTCAAGATTTCGCATCAATTATTTGCCTTGCTTGGCGTCCTGATGGCCGCCTTCGCCGTGGCGACCTATTTCCAGATCCGGTCGCAGGCCGATTCTATCTATAGCGACCGTTTCGACATGCTGCGCACGCAGGTCGAATCCGGCATTTCTATTTTGGACCAGTATTATCAGCGCGAAAAATCCGGCGAGATGACTCATGAGGCGGCTCAAGCCGAGGCCTTCAAGGTATTGTCGCATGTCAGCTTCGCGCCGGCGGGCTATTTCTTCGGCTTCGACTATAACGTCATACAGCGCATTCACCCGAGCCCAGTCAATATCGGCAAGGACATGTCCGGCCAAGTCGACAAGAACGGCACCCATTTCAGCAAGGAAATGGTCGAGAAGGCGATCAAGGGCGGCGGTCGCACGATCTATTACTGGAACAAGCCCGGCCATCCCGGCACCGACTTCTTCCTGAAGGGCAGCTATTCGGCGGCATTCGCGCCGTGGCAGATCGTGCTCGGCTGCGGCGTCTACATGGACGACCTGGATGCGCAGATCAATGCAACGATGTGGCGCGCCCTGCTCATCTGCGGCATCGTCTTCGTCATCGGCATCGGTGCGGCCCTTTACTTCATCCGCGGCATCACAAAGCCGCTCGCCGACGTCCATGCCGCACTGAAGGCCGTGGCCGACGAAGATGTGACGATGGCCATTCCGCATGCCGAGATGCGCAACGAAATCGGCCTGATGGCGAAAGCGACCCAGGCGCTGCAGGAAAAGATCCGCGAGCGCCACGTGCTGGCCGACCGCCAGGCTGCACAGGAACTCGAAATCAGCAATGAGCGCGAACAGAACCTGCGCCAGCAGCAGGATGAGGCCCACGAACAGGCGCGCGTCGTCTCGGTCATCGGCAGGGCGCTTGAAGACCTCGCCCAGGGGAACCTGACGATACGGTGCGGCGATCTCGGCGCCGGCTATGCCGGCCTTCGCAACAACTTCAACGAGGCGCTGTCGCACCTCGAAGCCGCGATGGGCCGCGTCAACGCCAAGGGCAATGACATCGGCCTCAGCAAGGAAGAAATCCGTCGCGCCTCCAACGAACTGTCGCAGCGCACCGAGCGCCAGGCCGCCAGTCTGGAAGAGACTTCCGCCGCGCTCGACGAACTCACCGTCGCCGTCCGCCAGACTGCGGAAGGCGCCGATGAAGCCAGCAAGCGCGTCCATGCCGTCAGCGCCGAAGCATCGCGCAGCGATGCCGTGGTTGCCCAGGCAATCGAAGCGATGAGCGGCATCGAGAAGTCTTCGGCCGAGATCGGCAAGATCATCGGCGTCATCGACGAGATCGCCTTCCAGACCAACCTTCTGGCGCTGAATGCCGGCGTCGAAGCGGCCCGCGCCGGCGAATCCGGCAAGGGTTTTGCCGTCGTCGCCCAGGAAGTACGTGAACTCGCGCAGCGCTCCGCCGCAGCCGCCAAGGAGATCAAGGACCAGATCGCTCGCTCCTCCGGTCAGGTCGATCAGGGCGTTCGCCTCGTCGGTGAGGCAGGCGAAGCGCTGAAGCGCATCTCCGGTCAGATCAAGGCAGCCAACGAGATCGTCTCGAAGATCGCCCACAGCGCCTCCGAGCAGGATACGACGCTGCGCTCGATCTCCTCTTCGATGAACCAGCTCGATGCCGCCACACAGCAGAACGCCGCCATGGCCGAAGAGACCACCGCATCGGCCGAGACACTCGCCGCCGACACGGAAGATCTCCTCGCCCTCATCCGCGGCTTCCGTGTCAACGAAGGCCAACCCGCTGCGGATCATCGTCGCCGGGCCGCCTGA